From Terriglobales bacterium, one genomic window encodes:
- a CDS encoding sulfate ABC transporter substrate-binding protein: MKTILKIFVPALLVAGVLLAAASRFWIVAADKSQTQVKLLNVSYDPTRELYQHINPAFAAEWKKKTGTDVTIDLSNGGSGKQARAVIDGLEADVVTLGLGYDIDALADKGLLPQDWQTRFPNDSAPYTSTIVFLVRKGNPKNIKDWPDVIKPGVQVITPNPKTSGGGRWSYLAAWGYAYRKNGNDEAKARDFVAALYKNVPVLDSGARGSTTTFAEREIGDVLLAWENEAHLALKEFGPDKFEIVSPSESILAEPPVAVVDKMVNKKGTAEVAKAYLSFLYTDQGQEIIAQNFYRPINKTVLAKHASQFGNLHLFTFQSLYGTWRQTQAKHFADGGIFDQIYTPGGK; this comes from the coding sequence ATGAAAACGATTTTGAAGATTTTTGTGCCTGCCTTACTGGTAGCTGGGGTATTGCTGGCAGCAGCAAGCAGGTTTTGGATAGTAGCAGCAGATAAATCTCAAACGCAAGTGAAGTTGCTGAATGTTTCTTACGATCCCACGCGCGAACTGTACCAACATATCAACCCTGCATTTGCTGCCGAGTGGAAGAAAAAGACCGGCACTGATGTCACCATCGATCTCTCCAATGGCGGTTCCGGCAAGCAGGCGCGTGCCGTCATTGACGGTCTTGAGGCTGATGTGGTGACCCTCGGTTTGGGGTATGACATTGACGCTCTAGCCGATAAAGGTCTTCTCCCCCAGGATTGGCAAACTAGATTTCCTAACGACAGCGCACCCTACACCTCGACCATCGTCTTCCTGGTACGCAAAGGAAATCCAAAAAACATAAAAGATTGGCCGGACGTAATCAAACCCGGCGTCCAGGTCATCACTCCCAACCCCAAAACCTCGGGTGGCGGACGCTGGAGCTATCTTGCGGCCTGGGGCTACGCGTATCGCAAAAACGGAAACGATGAGGCCAAAGCCCGCGACTTTGTGGCCGCGCTTTATAAGAATGTTCCCGTTCTGGATTCAGGCGCGCGCGGCTCTACCACGACCTTTGCAGAGCGTGAAATCGGGGACGTTCTGCTCGCCTGGGAAAATGAAGCCCATCTGGCGTTGAAGGAATTTGGGCCCGACAAGTTCGAAATCGTCTCCCCGTCGGAGAGCATTCTGGCCGAGCCGCCGGTCGCTGTCGTAGATAAGATGGTCAACAAAAAAGGGACAGCAGAAGTCGCTAAGGCCTATCTGTCTTTTCTCTACACCGACCAAGGGCAGGAAATCATAGCGCAAAACTTCTATCGTCCCATCAATAAGACCGTATTGGCGAAACACGCGTCGCAATTTGGGAACTTACACCTGTTTACATTCCAATCACTGTATGGAACCTGGCGGCAGACGCAAGCCAAGCACTTTGCCGATGGCGGAATATTCGACCAGATATACACACCGGGAGGGAAGTAG
- a CDS encoding inorganic phosphate transporter, translating into MHLNSTLILTAVTVLVALSFDFINGFHDAANSIATVVSTRVLSPKLAVVWAAFFNFAAAFVLGIAVAKTIGKGLIDLHHVTQFVVLAGLLGAIIWDLMTWYWGLPTSSSHALIGGYAGAAIARGGFSVIIPAGWNKTLIFIIVSPLLGFLLGLGLMVATSWILRRATPRQVDRWFRWLQLVSSAGVSLAHGGNDAQKTMGIVAGALFAGGYITQTEMNTDWGPFHYPIIFGAYIAIALGTYFGGWRIIRTMGTKITKLKPVGGFCAETAAAITLMGTALTGIPVSTTHTITGAIVGVGSTQRVSAVRWGVARRIVWAWVLTIPAAALMAAIVFWLIRLVHRGA; encoded by the coding sequence TTGCATCTGAACAGTACACTGATTCTTACCGCCGTCACCGTCCTGGTAGCATTGTCTTTTGATTTCATCAACGGGTTCCATGATGCAGCCAACAGTATTGCCACAGTCGTCTCTACTCGAGTACTTTCACCCAAGCTAGCGGTGGTGTGGGCCGCTTTTTTCAATTTTGCGGCTGCGTTTGTGCTGGGGATCGCCGTGGCCAAGACCATCGGCAAGGGCTTGATCGACTTACACCATGTAACCCAGTTTGTGGTGCTTGCGGGATTACTGGGCGCCATTATCTGGGACTTGATGACCTGGTATTGGGGGCTGCCCACTTCTTCCTCGCATGCGCTGATCGGTGGATATGCCGGCGCAGCTATTGCCCGCGGCGGGTTCAGCGTAATTATTCCTGCGGGATGGAACAAAACGCTGATCTTTATCATCGTCTCTCCTTTGTTGGGATTTCTGCTCGGTCTGGGATTGATGGTGGCCACCTCGTGGATTCTGCGCCGCGCGACTCCGCGGCAGGTAGACCGATGGTTTCGCTGGCTGCAATTGGTGTCTTCGGCCGGCGTCAGCCTGGCACATGGCGGTAATGACGCTCAGAAAACCATGGGGATCGTCGCGGGTGCGCTCTTTGCCGGCGGTTACATCACGCAAACGGAGATGAATACCGACTGGGGCCCCTTTCACTATCCCATCATTTTTGGGGCGTATATCGCCATCGCCCTGGGAACCTACTTCGGGGGATGGCGCATTATTCGCACCATGGGAACAAAAATCACCAAGCTCAAACCAGTGGGCGGATTCTGCGCCGAGACCGCCGCCGCCATCACCCTGATGGGCACGGCGTTGACCGGAATCCCGGTGAGCACCACGCATACGATTACCGGCGCGATTGTGGGAGTGGGATCGACGCAGCGCGTCTCCGCTGTGCGCTGGGGAGTTGCACGGCGCATCGTCTGGGCATGGGTGCTTACCATACCCGCCGCGGCGCTCATGGCCGCAATTGTTTTTTGGCTTATCCGATTGGTGCATCGCGGAGCGTAA
- a CDS encoding DUF4126 domain-containing protein: MTSMTLPAFENREILAIVVGASFAAGLNVYATVATLGLLGHFDVVPLPPSLHVLTSWWVIGPATAMFVVEFFADKVPAFDLVWNALHTFIRIPVAALMGYAATSQLSPQAQLFSALLAAAIAFAAHSGKFAARAAITPSPEPASNIALSAGEDAIAIALTWFATAHPYIAAALVAIALVMVIVLVHLVWKAMVKLFRGLRNQFAKWALV; the protein is encoded by the coding sequence ATGACTTCGATGACGCTGCCCGCTTTCGAGAACCGGGAAATCCTGGCAATCGTCGTAGGGGCCAGCTTTGCGGCCGGACTTAATGTTTATGCCACTGTCGCCACCCTCGGCCTGCTGGGACATTTCGATGTTGTTCCCCTGCCGCCCTCATTGCACGTTTTGACGAGTTGGTGGGTCATAGGGCCGGCCACGGCCATGTTCGTGGTCGAATTCTTTGCCGATAAAGTCCCAGCTTTTGACTTGGTGTGGAATGCACTGCACACTTTTATCCGCATACCCGTGGCCGCACTCATGGGATACGCGGCAACATCGCAGCTTTCTCCACAGGCGCAGCTCTTCAGTGCACTGCTGGCTGCTGCAATTGCTTTTGCTGCGCACAGCGGAAAATTTGCGGCCCGCGCAGCCATAACGCCCTCGCCTGAACCAGCCTCCAACATTGCGCTTAGCGCGGGAGAAGATGCCATTGCGATTGCGCTTACCTGGTTTGCTACAGCTCATCCGTATATAGCGGCGGCATTGGTTGCCATTGCGCTGGTCATGGTGATTGTGTTGGTCCATCTGGTCTGGAAGGCCATGGTCAAGCTGTTCCGCGGCCTGCGAAATCAATTTGCAAAGTGGGCGTTGGTCTGA
- the cysT gene encoding sulfate ABC transporter permease subunit CysT, which yields MTQIKPKRVLPGFRLTLGFALTYLTVMILIPLLGLFAKTFTMGWHAFYLTATSARVLASLRLSFGTAVMAAAVNAAFGVLIAWVLVRYKFPGKRIIDALVDIPFALPTAVAGIALTQMYAPHGWIGKWLAPLGIKVAFTPLGIVIALVFTGLPFVVRTVQPVLAAVDPELEEAAATLGSNRWHTFWRILVPEIFPALLTGFALAFARGAGEYGSVVFISGNLPFRTEIAPLLIITKLDQYDYSGATALAVIMLVISFSILLFINFYQHGRAAAFRRAGV from the coding sequence ATGACGCAGATTAAACCAAAACGCGTGCTGCCCGGTTTTCGTCTTACGCTGGGATTTGCTCTCACTTATTTAACGGTGATGATACTGATTCCATTGCTGGGGCTTTTTGCCAAGACGTTCACCATGGGGTGGCACGCGTTTTACTTAACGGCGACTTCGGCGCGCGTTTTAGCTTCACTCCGCCTGAGCTTTGGTACTGCCGTTATGGCAGCCGCTGTGAACGCAGCCTTCGGAGTCCTTATCGCCTGGGTCCTGGTGCGCTATAAATTTCCCGGAAAAAGAATCATAGATGCCCTGGTGGATATTCCATTTGCGCTTCCCACCGCCGTGGCCGGCATTGCCTTGACGCAGATGTATGCTCCTCACGGATGGATCGGGAAATGGCTTGCCCCGCTGGGAATCAAAGTTGCATTTACTCCTCTGGGGATTGTGATCGCGCTCGTTTTTACGGGATTGCCGTTTGTGGTGCGGACGGTTCAGCCCGTACTAGCGGCTGTGGATCCTGAACTGGAAGAAGCAGCCGCCACATTGGGGTCCAACCGATGGCATACGTTTTGGCGGATCTTGGTTCCAGAGATATTCCCGGCTCTCCTGACGGGCTTTGCGCTTGCCTTTGCCCGTGGCGCCGGCGAGTACGGTTCGGTAGTGTTCATCTCGGGCAATCTGCCTTTTCGTACTGAGATCGCTCCTTTGCTGATCATCACCAAGCTCGACCAGTACGACTATAGCGGAGCTACGGCGCTGGCCGTCATCATGCTGGTCATCTCTTTTTCCATACTGCTCTTCATTAATTTTTATCAACATGGGAGGGCCGCAGCTTTCCGGCGCGCGGGAGTATGA
- a CDS encoding DUF47 family protein — protein MVRLVPRETKFFEMFAAMSANLMQGAVLLKNILDTMENVEVRVQQLHDIEHVGDDITHSILTKLNSTFITPFDREDIHRLATSLDDVLDFIHAAGERLVMYKILTAPPSSSELAQVIIKQCEELSKAVSLLEKHDHVLEHCVEINRLENEADTIARDSIARLFEREKDPITLIKMKELYEVLETATDKAEDAANVLETVVLKSA, from the coding sequence ATGGTTCGTCTGGTTCCACGTGAAACTAAGTTCTTCGAGATGTTCGCTGCCATGTCGGCCAATCTTATGCAGGGTGCGGTACTGCTGAAAAACATTCTCGATACGATGGAAAATGTTGAAGTACGCGTACAGCAATTGCATGATATTGAGCACGTGGGTGATGACATTACCCATTCGATTCTCACCAAACTCAATTCGACTTTCATTACACCTTTTGACCGGGAAGATATTCACCGGCTGGCGACATCACTGGATGATGTTCTGGATTTTATCCATGCGGCCGGGGAACGGCTGGTGATGTACAAAATTCTCACTGCGCCGCCTTCATCATCAGAGCTGGCACAAGTGATCATCAAACAGTGCGAAGAACTGTCCAAGGCGGTTTCGCTGCTGGAAAAACACGATCATGTCCTGGAGCACTGCGTGGAAATCAACCGCCTGGAAAATGAAGCGGACACCATTGCGCGTGATTCCATTGCCCGGCTGTTTGAACGCGAAAAAGATCCGATTACATTGATCAAGATGAAAGAGTTGTACGAAGTGCTGGAGACTGCCACTGACAAAGCAGAAGATGCAGCTAATGTACTTGAAACTGTAGTTTTGAAGAGCGCCTGA
- a CDS encoding ABC transporter ATP-binding protein, whose protein sequence is MLPIIEFDGLTVSLGGREILHGLSGALNGKAIGLLGPNGAGKSTFINTLLGFHKPSKGTVRVHGRDVCSDAMAVRRMIGYMPENESFIAGMSGVRFVRYMAELAGLPAEEALERAHEAFFYVGLGEARYRKLGTYSLGMKQLAKLAQAIAHGPNLLLLDEPTNGLDPPARLRMLQLIREIRDTPGMNLVLSSHLLHDVEECCDEVLILNDGRIAALCNLEEERKANRKFLELETIGDENAFAEAAENMGCECALFSRGRMKIVLPNEIELRQIYKLAAEKGVQIRRMNHRRDSLEDIFLRAMEEPSASPIAPLAAHGGSPRL, encoded by the coding sequence ATGCTGCCAATTATCGAGTTCGATGGCCTTACAGTTAGCCTGGGCGGGCGTGAAATACTCCACGGTCTCAGTGGAGCGCTCAATGGTAAGGCCATTGGTTTGTTAGGCCCCAACGGCGCCGGCAAAAGCACTTTCATCAATACGCTTCTCGGTTTTCACAAACCCAGCAAGGGCACTGTGCGGGTGCATGGCCGCGACGTTTGCAGCGACGCCATGGCGGTGCGCCGCATGATCGGCTACATGCCCGAGAACGAGTCTTTCATTGCCGGCATGAGCGGCGTGCGCTTTGTGCGCTACATGGCCGAGCTCGCCGGATTGCCCGCGGAAGAGGCCCTGGAGCGCGCACATGAGGCTTTCTTTTATGTCGGGCTGGGCGAGGCCCGCTATCGCAAGCTGGGGACCTATTCGCTCGGCATGAAGCAGTTGGCCAAGCTGGCGCAGGCCATCGCGCACGGCCCCAACCTGCTTCTTCTGGATGAACCTACCAACGGTCTCGATCCGCCGGCGCGTCTGCGCATGCTGCAGCTTATTCGCGAGATCCGCGATACGCCGGGAATGAACCTCGTTCTCTCTTCCCACCTGCTGCACGACGTGGAGGAGTGCTGCGACGAGGTCTTGATTTTGAATGACGGCCGCATTGCGGCGCTGTGCAATCTTGAGGAAGAGCGCAAGGCCAACCGCAAGTTCCTTGAACTCGAGACCATCGGCGATGAAAACGCCTTCGCCGAAGCCGCCGAGAACATGGGATGCGAATGCGCCCTCTTCAGCCGCGGACGCATGAAGATCGTTTTGCCCAATGAGATTGAACTGCGGCAAATCTACAAGTTGGCCGCTGAAAAGGGTGTACAGATCCGGCGCATGAACCACCGCCGTGACTCGCTGGAAGATATTTTCCTGCGGGCCATGGAAGAACCAAGTGCTTCTCCAATTGCGCCGCTTGCGGCGCACGGTGGGAGCCCCCGGCTTTAG
- the cysA gene encoding sulfate ABC transporter ATP-binding protein: MLTVIPIHLGNIHKKFGTFVASENVSLDIRAGELLALLGPSGSGKTTLLRVIAGLETQDSGSVFFGEEDMTNIGPKNRQVGFVFQHYALFKHMNVLQNVAFGLQVRKKKLGQSNTQIRERVLELLDLVQLGGLEKRLPSQLSGGQRQRVALARALAVEPKVLLLDEPFGALDAKVRRELRRWLRLFHQQMAITTVFVTHDQDEAMEIADRIVIMNHGRIEQIGTPEEIYKHPASDFVSEFIGNVGPVPAPVYLDAIPKIKEYEVEA; this comes from the coding sequence ATGTTAACCGTCATTCCAATTCATCTCGGCAACATCCACAAGAAATTCGGAACCTTCGTGGCTTCCGAAAATGTCAGCCTCGACATCCGCGCTGGCGAGTTGTTGGCCCTTCTTGGGCCTTCCGGCTCCGGAAAGACGACCTTGCTGCGGGTCATTGCCGGATTGGAGACGCAAGACAGCGGCTCGGTATTCTTTGGTGAAGAAGATATGACCAACATTGGTCCCAAGAACCGGCAAGTTGGATTTGTCTTTCAACATTACGCACTGTTCAAGCATATGAACGTCCTGCAGAACGTAGCTTTTGGATTGCAGGTGCGCAAGAAAAAGCTTGGCCAGAGCAATACCCAGATTCGCGAAAGGGTTTTGGAGTTGTTGGATCTTGTTCAACTCGGCGGACTCGAGAAGCGTTTGCCTTCACAACTCTCCGGCGGACAAAGGCAACGGGTTGCTCTGGCCAGGGCGCTGGCGGTTGAGCCCAAGGTGCTTCTGCTCGATGAACCCTTTGGCGCGCTGGATGCCAAAGTCCGAAGAGAGCTACGGCGCTGGTTGCGTCTCTTTCATCAGCAGATGGCGATTACCACAGTTTTTGTTACCCATGACCAGGATGAGGCCATGGAAATCGCCGACCGCATCGTGATTATGAACCACGGCAGAATCGAACAAATTGGCACGCCTGAGGAAATTTATAAACACCCGGCGAGCGATTTTGTCTCCGAGTTCATTGGCAATGTCGGCCCCGTACCGGCGCCTGTCTATCTGGATGCAATCCCAAAAATCAAAGAATATGAGGTTGAAGCCTAA
- a CDS encoding ABC transporter ATP-binding protein, giving the protein MSVPTQNRILFENVSKFYGEVLGVNRVNLSLSAGVTSLVGPNGSGKTTLMNLMTGLIRPTNGAISVLGIAPSQPEKLARVLGYCTQFDSFPPGLTGREFIHDWLRLHGFNHQEAGRLTEDALARVELTEAADRKVAGYSKGMRQRIRLAQAISHHPTVLILDEPLNGLDPRARAASMALFEALGKEGMHVVISSHILHEVDRISDEVVLISSGYIVAEGKIPDVRTEVKEHPMQILVRCAQPELLASRVFAQNHAVEAKLQLDGKGILIRTTNADEFYSLLNRLIVEDGIQVEAVAPADDDVNSVYQYLIGSDGERI; this is encoded by the coding sequence ATGAGCGTACCTACTCAAAATCGCATTCTGTTCGAAAATGTCTCCAAGTTTTACGGCGAGGTTCTGGGCGTGAACCGCGTGAACCTTTCGTTGTCGGCCGGAGTCACAAGCCTGGTAGGACCCAACGGCTCGGGAAAGACCACGCTCATGAACCTGATGACCGGCCTCATCAGGCCAACCAACGGCGCCATCAGCGTTCTGGGAATCGCTCCTTCGCAACCGGAAAAGCTTGCCCGCGTGCTCGGCTACTGCACCCAGTTTGACTCCTTTCCGCCAGGCCTCACCGGACGCGAATTTATTCACGACTGGCTGCGCTTGCACGGCTTCAACCATCAGGAAGCCGGCCGCCTTACTGAAGATGCTCTGGCACGCGTGGAACTGACCGAAGCCGCCGACCGCAAAGTTGCCGGATACAGCAAAGGCATGCGCCAGCGTATTCGTTTGGCCCAGGCCATCAGCCATCATCCCACGGTCCTCATTCTCGATGAACCCCTGAATGGTCTCGATCCCCGGGCCCGCGCCGCTTCCATGGCGCTATTCGAGGCCTTGGGCAAAGAGGGCATGCATGTGGTGATCTCGAGCCACATCCTGCATGAGGTGGATCGCATCTCCGATGAAGTTGTGCTCATCAGCAGCGGATACATCGTGGCCGAGGGTAAGATCCCCGATGTCCGCACCGAAGTCAAAGAACATCCTATGCAGATTCTGGTTCGCTGCGCCCAGCCCGAGCTGCTGGCCTCGCGCGTCTTTGCCCAGAACCATGCAGTCGAAGCCAAACTGCAACTCGATGGCAAAGGCATCTTGATTCGCACCACCAATGCCGACGAGTTCTATTCGCTGCTGAACCGCCTCATCGTCGAAGATGGCATCCAAGTCGAAGCCGTCGCTCCCGCCGATGATGATGTGAACTCGGTGTATCAGTATTTAATCGGTTCCGATGGAGAGCGCATATGA
- a CDS encoding RtcB family protein, producing the protein MTEKLYNVIKPEHGVPIKAWTRGVALEAAAEKQLLNVASLPFIYKWMAAMPDVHWGIGATVGSVIPTKGAIIPAAVGVDIGCGMMAVKTSLNARDLPDNLAKIRSAIEKAVPHGRTNNGGPGDRGAWYEIPAPAQDIWGKLKEGFEQITAKHPKLSAKHANTVNHLGTLGTGNHFIEVCLDESQNVWFMLHSGSRGVGNRVGTFFIELAKEDMRKWMINLPDEDLAYLPEGTEHFHDYCFAVKWAQDFAFSNRQLMMSNIIRTVRESGEVPAFDANVEAVNCHHNYVAWENHYGQNVMVTRKGAVRAREGDMGIIPGSMGAQSFIVRGLGNPESFMSCSHGAGRAMSRGEAKRKFTLADHAAATAGVECRKDADVIDETPGAYKPISAVMEAQKDLVEIVYTLKQVVCVKG; encoded by the coding sequence ATGACTGAAAAACTGTACAACGTAATCAAACCTGAACACGGCGTGCCTATCAAGGCCTGGACGCGCGGCGTTGCCCTGGAAGCTGCTGCTGAAAAGCAGTTGCTCAACGTGGCCAGCCTGCCGTTCATCTACAAGTGGATGGCCGCCATGCCCGACGTGCACTGGGGCATCGGCGCAACTGTGGGCAGCGTAATTCCCACCAAGGGCGCGATCATTCCTGCCGCCGTTGGCGTGGATATCGGCTGCGGCATGATGGCGGTGAAGACCAGCCTGAACGCCCGCGATCTGCCTGACAACCTGGCGAAGATCCGCTCGGCAATCGAGAAGGCCGTGCCCCACGGACGCACCAACAACGGAGGCCCCGGAGACCGCGGCGCATGGTACGAGATCCCCGCGCCGGCGCAGGATATCTGGGGCAAGCTCAAGGAAGGATTCGAGCAGATCACCGCCAAGCATCCCAAGCTGAGCGCCAAGCACGCTAATACCGTGAACCACCTGGGCACGCTGGGCACAGGGAACCACTTCATCGAGGTTTGCCTCGATGAAAGCCAGAACGTCTGGTTCATGCTGCACAGTGGATCGCGTGGCGTGGGCAACCGTGTGGGGACATTTTTCATTGAGCTTGCCAAGGAAGATATGCGCAAGTGGATGATCAATCTTCCCGACGAGGACCTGGCCTACCTGCCTGAGGGCACCGAACACTTCCACGACTACTGCTTCGCCGTGAAGTGGGCGCAGGACTTTGCCTTCTCGAATCGCCAGTTGATGATGAGCAACATCATCCGCACGGTGCGCGAGAGCGGAGAAGTGCCCGCCTTCGACGCCAACGTGGAGGCGGTGAACTGCCACCACAACTACGTTGCCTGGGAGAACCACTACGGCCAGAACGTCATGGTGACCCGCAAGGGCGCCGTGCGTGCGCGTGAAGGCGATATGGGCATCATCCCCGGCAGCATGGGGGCGCAGTCGTTCATCGTGCGCGGTTTGGGAAATCCGGAGAGCTTCATGAGCTGCAGCCACGGCGCGGGCCGTGCCATGTCCCGCGGCGAGGCCAAGCGTAAATTCACGCTGGCCGATCACGCGGCAGCCACTGCGGGCGTTGAATGCCGCAAGGATGCTGATGTGATTGATGAAACTCCCGGCGCCTACAAGCCTATCTCCGCGGTGATGGAAGCGCAGAAAGATCTGGTTGAGATTGTGTACACGCTCAAGCAGGTGGTCTGCGTGAAGGGATAG
- the cysW gene encoding sulfate ABC transporter permease subunit CysW: MSQVIFAETPTKLLTQEFGRVVHRDPLWARILLIGTASLFVVLLVLVPVAFVFVEALSKGLSVFWQAINDPDAVAAFKLTALTSTIAVALNLLFGLAAAWAITKFSFRGKSFLVTLIDLPFSVSPVISGLVFVLLFGAQGWFGVWLQQHDIKIIFAWPSILLATIFVTFPFIARELMPVMEALGHEEEEAAVTLGASGWQIFWRVTLPNIRWALFYAVILCSARAIGEFGAVSVVSGHIRGETNTAPLHVELLYNEYATAAAFSIAAILALFALASLVLKAMAERWITTDLYSDFIFRSKT, translated from the coding sequence ATGAGTCAGGTCATATTCGCGGAAACCCCAACCAAACTTCTCACCCAGGAGTTTGGTCGTGTTGTGCATCGCGACCCACTGTGGGCCCGCATTCTGCTTATTGGTACGGCAAGTCTCTTCGTGGTGCTCCTGGTATTGGTCCCTGTGGCATTCGTATTCGTGGAGGCGCTGTCCAAGGGCCTGTCTGTCTTTTGGCAGGCCATCAATGATCCTGACGCAGTCGCTGCTTTCAAGCTGACCGCGCTTACCTCCACCATTGCAGTTGCCTTGAACCTGCTCTTCGGATTGGCCGCCGCCTGGGCGATTACGAAATTCTCTTTTCGGGGAAAAAGTTTTCTCGTGACCCTGATAGACCTGCCATTCTCCGTTTCGCCGGTGATCTCGGGGTTGGTCTTCGTGCTCCTGTTCGGCGCCCAGGGATGGTTCGGGGTTTGGCTGCAGCAGCATGACATTAAGATCATCTTTGCCTGGCCCAGTATTTTGCTGGCCACGATTTTTGTGACCTTCCCTTTTATCGCCAGGGAGCTGATGCCGGTGATGGAGGCTCTGGGCCATGAAGAAGAAGAGGCGGCAGTAACTCTTGGCGCCTCCGGCTGGCAGATTTTCTGGCGTGTGACTCTACCTAATATTCGCTGGGCCCTGTTTTATGCGGTCATTTTGTGCTCGGCCCGCGCCATCGGAGAGTTCGGCGCGGTTTCTGTCGTCTCCGGCCATATTCGCGGAGAGACCAATACCGCTCCGCTGCACGTTGAACTTCTCTACAACGAATACGCCACCGCAGCCGCGTTCAGCATCGCTGCCATCCTGGCACTTTTTGCCCTGGCCAGCCTGGTGCTCAAGGCCATGGCCGAACGCTGGATTACCACCGATCTATACAGCGATTTCATTTTCCGGAGTAAAACGTAA
- a CDS encoding ABC transporter permease subunit, whose protein sequence is MAVYKRTYRRYDGQLTAQWSRFLVLTRYSLSTLFDSRPFTAFVVLSAIPLLLSAVVIYLSHSAAARALLQMNDVGRTLVEIDPRFFRQILMNQGMFAFLITAWAGPGLVAPDLANQALPLYLSRPFSRAEYVLGKMGVLFLLLSSITWLPVLLLFGLQSGLADAGWFAENYWMMGSIFLSGILWIIVISLLSLAISAWVRWRIVASVLLFGIFFVAAAFAEMINGILSTTRGHLLNIAHLIFGVIWPSLFRLGQEVAAANPHARHPHLPPGAVVPLLPPPIPLWQAWMVVLVVCSLCLLLLNRRLRAREVVRG, encoded by the coding sequence ATGGCCGTCTATAAACGAACCTATCGCCGTTACGACGGCCAGCTTACCGCGCAATGGTCGCGCTTCCTGGTCCTGACGCGCTATTCACTCTCTACCCTCTTCGACTCGCGCCCGTTTACCGCCTTTGTGGTGCTTTCGGCGATACCGCTGCTTCTTTCCGCGGTTGTGATCTATCTGAGTCACAGCGCCGCGGCGCGTGCTCTGCTCCAGATGAACGATGTCGGGCGGACCCTTGTTGAAATCGATCCCAGGTTCTTTCGCCAGATCCTGATGAATCAGGGCATGTTCGCATTTCTCATAACCGCCTGGGCGGGTCCCGGATTGGTGGCGCCTGACTTGGCCAACCAGGCTTTGCCTTTGTATCTCTCGCGCCCCTTCTCGCGTGCCGAGTACGTGCTGGGCAAGATGGGTGTGCTCTTCCTCCTGCTCTCATCCATTACCTGGTTGCCGGTGCTGCTGCTTTTCGGGTTGCAGTCTGGTCTGGCCGACGCCGGCTGGTTCGCGGAGAACTACTGGATGATGGGTTCCATCTTCCTCTCCGGTATTTTATGGATCATCGTTATCTCTCTTCTGTCGCTGGCCATCTCCGCCTGGGTGCGTTGGCGCATTGTGGCCAGCGTACTTCTGTTTGGCATCTTCTTTGTGGCTGCAGCTTTCGCTGAGATGATCAACGGCATTCTGAGCACCACCCGGGGACACCTTCTGAATATCGCTCACCTCATCTTCGGCGTGATATGGCCAAGCCTGTTTCGTTTAGGGCAGGAGGTTGCGGCAGCAAATCCTCACGCCAGACATCCCCACTTGCCTCCAGGAGCAGTGGTTCCGCTTCTACCGCCGCCCATTCCCCTGTGGCAGGCCTGGATGGTTGTTCTCGTGGTTTGTTCACTATGCTTGTTGCTGTTGAACCGCCGCTTACGCGCCCGTGAGGTCGTGCGCGGATGA